Proteins encoded in a region of the Streptomyces akebiae genome:
- a CDS encoding PhoX family protein has product MPDLPLLPAGHNTARSALTCEYRCGNSCSHEAPNRSLNPYFGDVVQRALSRRGVFKGGAVLALAAGGATLAASPAAAAPAVTSGGRPSRGLDFEPVAPNTADAVTIPADYAQQVVIRWGDPVLAGAPRFDAHSQSAKAQARQFGYNADYMALLDLPRRRGHQLLVVNHEYTNEEIMFFGYVPATPTREQVEIAWAAHGLTVLVVRADDCSGRLWPVTGDALNRRITATTPIRFTGPAAGSDLLKTNADPTGRTVLGTLNNCGGGITPWGTVLTGEENFNQYFGNAVAVTDPVAKARLARYGLPTGASTRKWERFDDRFDIGKEPNEPNRFGWVVEIDPYDPTSTPRKRTALGRFKHEAAEPRLTRDGRVALYMGDDERFDYLYKYVSTKTYKKGDSRAAREHNLTLLDEGTLYVAKFTGDSPAAEIDGTGRLPSDGEFDGSGEWIPLATGNVSHVAGMTAEEVYVFTRLAADKAGATKMDRPEDVEPHPTTGRVYVALTNNSDRGAAGKVGPDEANPRIGNKHGHILELEERRSDAASTSFSWRLMLVCGDPEDPSTYFAGFDKLKVSPISCPDNVAFDPHGNLWIATDGSALGSNDGLFVVPVKGSERGHVKQFLTVPKAAETCGPIITEDRILVAAQHPGEVTGATAENPASHWPDGPGNIPRPSVVTVWKDKRR; this is encoded by the coding sequence GTGCCCGATCTGCCCCTGCTGCCCGCCGGCCACAACACCGCCCGGTCCGCCCTGACCTGCGAATACCGCTGTGGCAACTCCTGCTCCCACGAGGCGCCCAACCGCTCGCTCAACCCGTACTTCGGTGACGTCGTACAGCGGGCCCTGTCCCGCAGAGGCGTCTTCAAAGGCGGCGCCGTGCTGGCACTGGCCGCCGGCGGGGCGACACTCGCGGCCTCACCCGCTGCTGCGGCACCGGCGGTGACCTCCGGGGGCCGCCCGTCGCGCGGCCTCGACTTCGAACCGGTCGCCCCGAACACGGCGGACGCCGTGACGATCCCCGCCGACTACGCCCAGCAGGTCGTCATCCGCTGGGGCGACCCGGTCCTGGCCGGAGCCCCCCGCTTCGACGCCCACAGCCAGAGCGCGAAGGCGCAGGCGCGGCAGTTCGGATACAACGCCGACTACATGGCCCTGCTGGACCTGCCGCGCCGCCGCGGCCACCAGCTGCTCGTGGTGAACCACGAGTACACCAACGAAGAGATCATGTTCTTCGGCTACGTCCCGGCCACCCCGACCCGCGAACAGGTCGAGATCGCCTGGGCCGCGCACGGCCTGACGGTCCTGGTGGTCCGCGCGGACGACTGCTCCGGCCGCCTGTGGCCGGTGACCGGCGACGCGCTGAACCGCCGTATCACCGCCACCACCCCGATCCGCTTCACCGGCCCGGCCGCGGGCAGCGACCTGCTCAAGACGAACGCCGACCCCACCGGCCGCACGGTCCTGGGCACCCTGAACAACTGCGGCGGCGGCATCACCCCGTGGGGCACGGTGCTGACCGGCGAGGAGAACTTCAACCAGTATTTCGGCAACGCCGTCGCGGTCACCGACCCGGTCGCGAAAGCCCGTCTGGCCCGCTACGGCCTTCCCACCGGCGCGAGCACGCGCAAGTGGGAGCGTTTCGACGACCGCTTCGACATCGGCAAAGAGCCCAACGAACCCAACCGCTTCGGCTGGGTGGTGGAGATCGACCCGTACGACCCGACGTCGACCCCGCGCAAGCGCACCGCGCTGGGCCGCTTCAAGCACGAGGCCGCCGAGCCGCGCCTCACCCGCGACGGCCGGGTCGCGCTGTACATGGGCGACGACGAACGCTTCGACTACCTCTACAAATACGTCTCCACCAAGACGTACAAGAAGGGCGACAGCCGAGCCGCCCGCGAGCACAACCTCACACTCCTCGACGAAGGCACCCTGTACGTCGCCAAGTTCACCGGCGACAGCCCGGCCGCCGAGATCGACGGCACCGGAAGGCTCCCGAGCGACGGGGAGTTCGACGGCAGCGGCGAGTGGATCCCGCTCGCCACAGGCAACGTGTCGCACGTAGCCGGCATGACCGCCGAAGAGGTGTACGTCTTCACGCGGCTGGCTGCGGACAAGGCGGGCGCCACCAAGATGGACCGCCCCGAGGACGTCGAACCGCACCCGACCACCGGCCGCGTCTACGTCGCCCTGACCAACAACTCCGACCGCGGAGCAGCCGGCAAGGTCGGCCCCGACGAGGCCAACCCCCGCATCGGCAACAAGCACGGCCACATCCTGGAGCTGGAGGAGCGCCGCTCCGACGCCGCATCCACCTCCTTCAGCTGGCGCCTGATGCTGGTCTGCGGCGACCCCGAGGACCCCTCGACGTACTTCGCCGGCTTCGACAAGTTGAAGGTCAGCCCGATCTCCTGCCCCGACAACGTCGCCTTCGACCCGCATGGCAACCTGTGGATCGCCACCGACGGCAGCGCGCTGGGCTCGAACGACGGTCTGTTCGTGGTGCCGGTCAAGGGTTCCGAGCGAGGCCACGTGAAGCAGTTCCTGACGGTGCCCAAGGCCGCCGAGACCTGCGGCCCGATCATCACCGAGGACCGGATCCTGGTCGCCGCCCAGCACCCGGGCGAGGTCACGGGCGCCACCGCGGAGAACCCGGCGTCACACTGGCCCGACGGACCGGGGAACATTCCGCGGCCGTCGGTCGTGACGGTGTGGAAGGACAAGCGCCGATAG
- a CDS encoding PstS family phosphate ABC transporter substrate-binding protein, giving the protein MNISLSLRRAKAPLALTAVVMLAASACGGADAGSGSSDGDKLAGTIKVDGSSTVAPLSTAAAQLFQAENAGVKVTVGTSGTGGGFEKFCAGETDISDASRPIKDEEKAACDKKGIKYEEFQVANDGLSVVVSKDNDWADCLTVEQLKKIWEPGSKVNNWNQVDSKFPNQKLELFGAGTDSGTFDYFTQAINGEEGASRTDYSPSEDDNVTVQGVSGSKGGMGYFGLSYYEENQDKLKVLKIDGGDGCVAPDTKTVQDGAYKPLSRPLFIYPKASSLDKAEVEAFVEFYVENNKSIAEKSQFVPLNPTQETELQKDLEALKAAHKS; this is encoded by the coding sequence GTGAACATTTCCCTGTCATTGCGTCGAGCCAAGGCTCCTCTGGCTCTGACGGCGGTCGTCATGCTGGCCGCAAGCGCGTGTGGCGGTGCTGACGCGGGCTCCGGGAGCAGCGACGGTGACAAGCTGGCCGGGACGATCAAGGTCGACGGTTCCAGCACGGTGGCTCCGCTGTCCACCGCGGCGGCCCAGCTTTTCCAGGCGGAGAACGCCGGGGTCAAGGTCACGGTGGGCACGTCCGGTACCGGTGGCGGCTTCGAGAAGTTCTGCGCCGGCGAGACGGACATCTCCGACGCCTCCCGTCCGATCAAGGACGAGGAGAAGGCCGCCTGCGACAAGAAGGGCATCAAGTACGAGGAGTTCCAGGTCGCCAACGACGGTCTGTCCGTCGTGGTGAGCAAGGACAACGACTGGGCCGACTGCCTCACGGTCGAGCAGTTGAAGAAGATCTGGGAGCCCGGCTCCAAGGTGAACAACTGGAACCAGGTCGACTCCAAGTTCCCGAACCAGAAGCTGGAGCTGTTCGGCGCGGGCACCGACTCGGGCACCTTCGACTACTTCACGCAGGCCATCAACGGCGAAGAGGGCGCCTCCCGCACGGACTACTCGCCGAGCGAGGACGACAACGTCACCGTCCAGGGCGTCTCCGGCTCCAAGGGCGGCATGGGCTACTTCGGCCTGTCCTACTACGAGGAGAACCAGGACAAGCTGAAGGTCCTGAAGATCGACGGTGGTGACGGCTGCGTCGCGCCCGACACCAAGACGGTGCAGGACGGCGCGTACAAGCCGCTGTCGCGTCCGCTGTTCATCTACCCGAAGGCGTCCTCGCTCGACAAGGCCGAGGTCGAGGCGTTCGTCGAGTTCTACGTCGAGAACAACAAGAGCATCGCCGAGAAGTCCCAGTTCGTGCCGCTCAACCCCACCCAGGAGACCGAGCTGCAGAAGGACCTTGAAGCCCTCAAGGCCGCGCACAAGTCATGA
- the pstC gene encoding phosphate ABC transporter permease subunit PstC, with the protein MSSSVTGRQTASGGPGFLKRSQPRYGEKAIKVLLVAASLVSVLTTIGIVIALIPPAAEFFGKVNFGEFITGTNWAPLFKPPHFGVIPLVGGTLMVTLIALLVAVPLGLGAAVYLSEYARPRVRRVFKPMLEVLAGIPTVVYGFFALKALTPLLQDVWPVGDPPQVFNALSAGFVMGIMIIPTIASLAEDSMAAVPRALRDGAFGLGSSKMQVSTRVVFPAALSGIVAAVVLGISRALGETMIVAVAAGGRPNLSFNPLEGMQTMTAFIAAAGIGDLPTGSTGYQTIFAVGSLLFVMTLVMNLVSIRLVRKYREVYE; encoded by the coding sequence ATGAGCTCTTCCGTCACCGGGCGGCAGACCGCTTCGGGAGGCCCCGGCTTCCTGAAGCGGTCCCAGCCGCGCTACGGCGAGAAGGCCATCAAGGTCCTGCTGGTGGCCGCTTCTCTGGTCTCGGTGCTGACCACCATCGGCATCGTCATCGCCCTCATCCCGCCGGCCGCTGAGTTCTTCGGCAAGGTGAACTTCGGCGAGTTCATCACCGGCACCAATTGGGCGCCCCTGTTCAAGCCGCCGCACTTCGGCGTGATCCCGCTGGTCGGCGGCACGCTGATGGTCACCCTCATCGCGCTGCTGGTGGCCGTTCCGCTCGGGCTCGGCGCGGCCGTGTATCTGAGCGAGTATGCCCGGCCCCGCGTGCGCCGCGTCTTCAAGCCGATGCTGGAGGTGCTCGCGGGCATCCCCACTGTCGTCTACGGCTTCTTCGCGCTGAAGGCGCTCACGCCGCTGCTGCAGGACGTCTGGCCGGTCGGGGACCCGCCGCAGGTCTTCAACGCCCTGTCGGCCGGCTTCGTGATGGGCATCATGATCATCCCAACGATCGCCTCGCTCGCCGAGGATTCCATGGCGGCCGTGCCGCGCGCCCTGCGCGACGGCGCTTTCGGGCTGGGCTCCTCCAAGATGCAGGTCTCCACGCGGGTGGTCTTCCCGGCCGCGCTCTCGGGCATCGTCGCCGCCGTCGTGCTCGGCATCTCCCGGGCGCTGGGCGAGACGATGATCGTGGCCGTGGCCGCGGGCGGACGGCCCAACCTGTCCTTCAACCCGCTCGAAGGCATGCAGACGATGACCGCGTTCATCGCTGCCGCCGGCATCGGCGACCTGCCGACCGGATCCACCGGCTACCAGACGATCTTCGCGGTGGGCTCCCTGCTCTTCGTGATGACTCTGGTGATGAACCTGGTCAGCATTCGCCTGGTGCGCAAGTACCGGGAGGTGTACGAGTGA
- the pstA gene encoding phosphate ABC transporter permease PstA has protein sequence MSTDVIDKAPVAPEVPRLKGRGKPWRERFFELSLWASLAVGVIFLVSLLAYVVTEGWPRLDSRIWTNFPDIIDPTNAGAQSAIMGTVWVIAFTAVYCLPTGILTAIYLEEYADPTRWWNRLIEINIQNLAAVPSIVYGILGLGVISRGLGFGQTVMTASLTLSLLVLPTVIIASREAVRAVPQSIRQASLALGATQWQTIWRQVLPAAVPGMATGSILALSRAIGEAAPLLLLGGLTFITFNPTGVQSQFTVLPIQIFNWISQSRAEFTALAASAIVILLVILLAMNSVAIWLRNRYSRRW, from the coding sequence ATGAGCACCGACGTCATCGACAAGGCCCCCGTGGCCCCCGAGGTGCCCCGCCTGAAGGGCAGGGGCAAGCCCTGGCGCGAGCGGTTCTTCGAGCTCAGCCTGTGGGCGTCCCTCGCCGTGGGCGTGATCTTCCTCGTCTCCCTCCTCGCCTACGTCGTGACCGAGGGCTGGCCGCGCCTGGACTCGCGGATCTGGACGAACTTCCCCGACATCATCGACCCGACCAACGCCGGCGCCCAGTCGGCGATCATGGGCACGGTCTGGGTCATCGCCTTCACCGCGGTGTACTGCCTGCCGACCGGCATCCTCACGGCGATCTACCTGGAGGAATACGCGGATCCCACCCGCTGGTGGAACCGTCTCATCGAGATCAACATCCAGAACCTGGCGGCCGTGCCGTCGATCGTCTACGGCATCCTCGGCCTCGGCGTCATCTCCCGCGGGCTGGGCTTCGGCCAGACGGTCATGACCGCCTCGCTCACCCTGTCGCTGCTGGTCCTGCCCACCGTGATCATCGCGTCCCGGGAGGCGGTCCGCGCCGTACCGCAGTCCATCCGGCAGGCGTCCCTCGCGCTCGGTGCGACGCAGTGGCAGACAATCTGGCGCCAGGTCCTCCCGGCCGCCGTGCCCGGCATGGCGACCGGCTCGATCCTTGCCCTGTCCCGCGCCATCGGCGAGGCCGCCCCGCTGCTGCTGCTCGGCGGGCTGACCTTCATCACCTTCAACCCCACTGGCGTGCAGAGCCAGTTCACCGTCCTGCCGATCCAGATCTTCAACTGGATCAGCCAGTCCCGTGCCGAGTTCACCGCGCTCGCCGCCTCGGCGATCGTGATCCTGCTGGTGATCCTGCTGGCGATGAACTCGGTCGCGATCTGGCTCCGCAACCGCTACTCCCGCCGCTGGTGA
- the pstB gene encoding phosphate ABC transporter ATP-binding protein PstB: MSQPSDAAGGTRTPQVSYRQAPSLTSPVFDVSSLSVFYGDHEAVRDVNMTIGQRQITAMIGPSGCGKSTVIRCFNRMNDLVPTARVAGKITYHNEDLYGRDVDPIEVRRRIGMVFQKPNPFPKSIYDNIAYGPRVGGFKGNLDDLVEETLTHAALWDEVKDKLKTSALALSGGQQQRLCIARTIAVKPEVILMDEPCSALDPIATAKIEDLMEHLAQEFTIIVVTHNMQQAARVSHRTAFFTADVDDKGVRHGRLVEYDETERIFSNPSDQRTEDYISGRFG; the protein is encoded by the coding sequence ATGTCCCAGCCCTCCGATGCCGCCGGCGGCACCCGGACCCCTCAGGTCTCCTACCGCCAGGCCCCATCTCTGACCAGCCCGGTCTTCGACGTCAGCAGCCTGTCCGTCTTCTACGGCGACCACGAGGCCGTCCGCGACGTCAACATGACCATCGGGCAGCGTCAGATCACCGCGATGATCGGCCCCTCGGGCTGCGGCAAGTCCACCGTGATCCGCTGCTTCAACCGCATGAACGACCTCGTGCCCACGGCACGGGTCGCGGGCAAGATCACCTACCACAACGAGGACCTGTACGGCCGTGACGTCGACCCGATCGAGGTGCGCCGCCGCATCGGCATGGTCTTCCAGAAACCCAACCCGTTCCCCAAGTCGATCTACGACAACATCGCCTACGGCCCCCGGGTGGGCGGCTTCAAGGGCAACCTCGACGACCTGGTCGAGGAGACCCTCACCCACGCCGCTCTGTGGGACGAGGTCAAGGACAAGCTGAAGACCTCCGCGCTCGCGCTGTCCGGCGGCCAGCAGCAGCGGCTGTGCATCGCCCGCACCATCGCGGTCAAGCCGGAGGTGATCCTCATGGACGAGCCCTGCTCGGCCCTGGACCCGATCGCCACCGCCAAGATCGAGGACCTCATGGAGCACCTCGCCCAGGAGTTCACGATCATCGTCGTCACCCACAACATGCAGCAGGCCGCGCGTGTTTCGCACCGCACCGCCTTCTTCACCGCGGACGTCGACGACAAGGGCGTACGACACGGCCGACTCGTCGAATACGACGAGACCGAGCGGATCTTCTCCAACCCCTCCGACCAGCGCACCGAGGACTACATCTCCGGCCGCTTCGGCTGA
- a CDS encoding winged helix-turn-helix transcriptional regulator, with protein sequence MTPEAHPPPATAASGSGGPDDGTSPDLLLVEPDQELAAKALARFEGAGIRTHVCHDGAEALLQAGALHPRAVLLGAPLPVVDAARVTELIARLHPVPVLVGAGPEGAAEATAAVAAGAIAFVARPYRIEEIAPLLRAGRGEGDDSAAPLKVGDIELDPAGFHVYVRGRSLQLPVREFLLLRYFMERPNKLISRTELTQALWGTDTPESNTLTVHVRRVRTKLKEEGESCCTIDAIRGMGYRLECGTGCSPNTTSTA encoded by the coding sequence GTGACACCCGAGGCACATCCGCCACCGGCGACCGCGGCCAGCGGTTCCGGCGGCCCAGACGACGGCACAAGCCCCGACCTGCTCCTGGTCGAGCCCGATCAGGAACTCGCCGCCAAGGCCCTGGCCCGTTTCGAGGGCGCGGGTATCCGCACCCATGTCTGCCACGACGGCGCCGAGGCACTGCTCCAGGCCGGGGCGCTCCATCCGCGCGCCGTACTGCTCGGCGCCCCGCTGCCGGTGGTGGACGCCGCGAGGGTCACCGAACTGATCGCCCGGCTCCATCCGGTGCCGGTCCTGGTGGGAGCCGGGCCCGAAGGGGCGGCGGAGGCGACGGCGGCGGTGGCGGCCGGCGCGATCGCCTTCGTCGCCCGCCCCTACCGGATCGAGGAGATCGCTCCCCTTCTGCGGGCCGGACGCGGCGAGGGCGACGACTCGGCCGCTCCGTTGAAGGTCGGTGACATCGAGCTTGATCCGGCGGGCTTTCACGTCTATGTACGCGGGCGCTCCCTGCAGTTGCCGGTCCGTGAATTCCTGCTGCTGCGCTACTTCATGGAACGCCCCAACAAGCTCATCAGCCGCACCGAGCTGACCCAGGCCCTGTGGGGCACCGACACCCCGGAAAGCAACACCCTCACCGTGCACGTGCGCCGAGTGCGCACCAAGCTCAAGGAGGAGGGGGAGAGCTGCTGCACCATCGACGCGATCCGCGGGATGGGCTACCGGCTGGAGTGCGGCACAGGGTGCTCGCCGAATACCACCTCGACGGCGTGA
- a CDS encoding FAD-dependent oxidoreductase has translation MTRVIAVGGSDAGISAALRALELDPASEVTVVVADAYPNFSICGIPYYISGEVAPWTSLAHRTAADLAATGMDVRVDTRATRIDPAGKQLTVQGADGRSEELAYDALVVGTGAVSVRPPIDGLADLRPEQGVHLLHSMGDTFGLQRSIEERQPASAVIIGAGYIGLEMAEALTMRGISVTQIEALPEVLPTVDAELGSLVRDELVEHGVEVLTGTTVKAVSREADDRLRVEATGADGDTVTRLVDLVLVVVGVRPDTALAAEAGAELGFRGAIAVDEWMRTSLPGVYAAGDCVVTHHRLLGTTWLPLGTTAHKQGRVAGENALGGDRRFAGSLGTQVVKVFDLVAARTGLREHEALAAERGWTPVTTASAPDDHKAYYPGATPIAARITGDSGSGLLLGAQLVGRRTAEISKRVDTYATALFHGMSVDGVSDLDLSYTPPLGSPWDAVQAAAQAWSREHG, from the coding sequence GTGACCCGTGTGATCGCCGTCGGCGGCAGCGATGCCGGCATCAGTGCCGCCCTTCGCGCCCTGGAGCTCGACCCGGCCAGTGAGGTCACCGTCGTCGTGGCCGACGCCTACCCCAACTTCTCCATCTGCGGCATCCCCTATTACATCTCCGGCGAGGTCGCGCCCTGGACCAGCCTCGCCCATCGCACCGCCGCCGACCTCGCGGCCACCGGCATGGACGTGCGCGTCGACACCCGGGCCACACGCATCGACCCGGCCGGAAAGCAGCTGACGGTGCAAGGAGCGGACGGGCGGAGCGAGGAGCTGGCGTACGACGCCCTGGTGGTGGGGACCGGCGCGGTGAGCGTCCGGCCGCCCATCGACGGACTGGCCGACCTCAGGCCCGAGCAGGGCGTGCATCTGCTGCACAGCATGGGCGACACCTTCGGACTTCAGCGCAGCATCGAGGAGCGTCAGCCCGCCAGCGCCGTGATCATCGGGGCCGGTTACATCGGCCTGGAGATGGCGGAGGCGCTGACCATGCGCGGGATCTCCGTCACCCAGATCGAGGCGCTGCCCGAGGTCCTACCGACGGTCGACGCCGAACTCGGGTCCCTGGTGCGGGACGAGCTCGTCGAGCACGGTGTCGAGGTCCTGACCGGCACCACCGTCAAGGCCGTCTCCCGGGAGGCCGACGACCGGCTGCGCGTGGAGGCCACCGGTGCGGACGGCGACACCGTGACCCGTCTCGTCGACCTCGTGCTGGTCGTCGTCGGCGTACGCCCCGACACCGCGCTTGCCGCCGAAGCGGGCGCCGAACTCGGCTTCCGCGGTGCGATCGCCGTCGACGAGTGGATGCGCACGTCCCTGCCGGGGGTGTACGCGGCCGGGGACTGCGTCGTCACTCACCACCGCCTGCTCGGCACGACCTGGCTGCCGCTGGGCACCACCGCGCACAAGCAGGGCCGGGTCGCGGGCGAGAACGCGCTCGGCGGCGACCGGCGCTTCGCCGGGAGCCTGGGCACGCAGGTGGTGAAGGTCTTCGACCTGGTCGCCGCGCGGACCGGGCTGCGCGAGCACGAGGCTCTCGCGGCGGAACGGGGCTGGACGCCGGTGACCACCGCCAGCGCCCCGGACGACCACAAGGCGTACTACCCCGGCGCCACGCCGATCGCGGCCCGCATCACCGGCGATAGCGGCAGCGGCCTGTTGCTGGGCGCCCAGCTTGTCGGGCGTCGCACCGCCGAGATCTCTAAGCGTGTGGACACGTATGCGACCGCGCTGTTCCACGGTATGAGCGTGGACGGCGTCAGCGACCTCGATCTTTCCTACACCCCGCCGCTGGGCTCCCCCTGGGACGCTGTCCAGGCGGCGGCCCAAGCCTGGTCGCGGGAACACGGGTGA
- a CDS encoding arsenate reductase/protein-tyrosine-phosphatase family protein has product MDEQSPLGRGRRAAPPLRDIDPVLERITARLAARHGRAFSKETVERYVEECSWVLSAKARVATHLPVLVERFADQRLGALARGMGLSPKPVPEVLFVCTENAGRSQLAAALLRHRAGDGIRVLTAGSEPGTEIAPVVLRLLAEQGLDADEEFPKPLTREVVTAADVVVTLGCGDACPVRPGRRYLDWDLPDLSGLDIESARAVRDGLATRVDALADELLPTRVPRR; this is encoded by the coding sequence ATGGACGAGCAAAGCCCTCTCGGCCGAGGCCGCCGAGCTGCACCGCCTCTGCGGGACATCGATCCCGTACTCGAACGCATCACAGCCCGCCTTGCCGCACGCCACGGCAGGGCGTTCTCCAAGGAGACCGTGGAGCGGTACGTCGAGGAGTGCTCCTGGGTGCTGTCGGCGAAGGCACGCGTCGCCACCCACCTCCCGGTCCTGGTCGAGCGGTTCGCCGACCAGCGGCTCGGCGCCCTGGCCCGAGGCATGGGGCTGTCACCCAAGCCGGTGCCCGAGGTGCTGTTCGTGTGCACGGAGAACGCGGGGCGTTCGCAGCTGGCCGCCGCACTGCTGCGGCACCGGGCCGGGGACGGGATCCGGGTGCTGACGGCCGGCTCCGAGCCCGGCACGGAGATCGCCCCGGTCGTGCTGCGGCTGCTCGCCGAACAAGGGCTGGACGCGGACGAGGAGTTCCCCAAGCCGCTGACCCGCGAAGTCGTCACGGCCGCCGACGTCGTCGTCACGCTGGGCTGCGGCGACGCCTGCCCGGTCCGGCCCGGGCGCCGCTACCTGGACTGGGACCTGCCGGACCTGAGCGGCCTGGACATCGAAAGCGCGCGAGCGGTGCGGGACGGCCTCGCTACCCGTGTTGACGCACTGGCGGATGAACTCTTGCCGACAAGGGTTCCCCGGAGGTGA
- a CDS encoding ArsR/SmtB family transcription factor — MAITELGAAEEAGEAAAESCSPGLACLLIERDEAERLALMLKAIADPTRLQIFRIIERAPAGEACVCDLADCLGFRQPTVSHHLKIMTEAGLLNRERRGTWSWYSVNYDGLNKVRAILQPSVGALAAQALDRV; from the coding sequence ATGGCTATCACTGAATTGGGCGCCGCTGAGGAAGCGGGCGAGGCGGCAGCGGAGAGCTGTAGTCCCGGTCTCGCGTGCCTGCTCATCGAGCGCGACGAGGCCGAGCGTCTGGCCCTCATGCTCAAGGCCATCGCAGACCCCACGCGGCTGCAGATCTTCCGCATCATCGAACGCGCGCCGGCCGGTGAAGCCTGCGTGTGCGACCTGGCCGACTGCCTGGGTTTCCGGCAGCCGACCGTCAGCCACCACCTCAAGATCATGACCGAGGCGGGGCTCCTGAACCGCGAACGCCGCGGCACCTGGTCCTGGTACTCGGTCAACTACGACGGCCTGAACAAGGTGCGCGCGATACTGCAGCCGTCGGTCGGCGCCCTGGCGGCCCAGGCCCTCGACCGGGTGTAA